From Hypanus sabinus isolate sHypSab1 chromosome 21, sHypSab1.hap1, whole genome shotgun sequence:
ggtttactatcaccggcatgtgaagtgaaatttgttaacagcagcagcagttctacTGTGattaaatgttttgagaggttggtcatggctagaatcaactcctgcctaagcagggACCTGGAGCTGTTGCAGTTTTCTTACCACTacaatataggccagttagcctaacctcagtggttgggaaagtgtaggAGTCTATTATTCGGGATGAGGTTTCGAGatgcttggagactaatgataaagtaagtcaaagtcagcatggtttctgtaaagggaaatcttccctaacaaatctgttagagttcttcgaggaagtaacaagctggGTGGGcaaaggaaagacagtggatgtcatttacttggattttcagaaggcatttgatatggtgccacacatgaggcttcttaagAAGATAaagtcctatggtgttacaggaaagatactggcatggatagcagaatggctgacaggcaggagacagcaagtgggaataaaggggccttttccagttggctgctggtgattagtggtgctCCTCAgaagtcagtattgggaccactgctttacacattgtttgtcaatgatttaggtaatggaattggtggctgtgTGGTAAAGTTTgcggacgatatgaagataggtggagggggttggtagtgctgaggaagcaatgtgattggagCAGGActtgacaaattggaagaatgggcaaatgaaatacagtgttgggaaatgcatgataatgcattttggtaaaaggaacaacagtgcagactattatctaaatagggagaaggttcaaacatcagatgtGCAGAGGGCCTTAagaatcctcgtgcaagactcccagaagtttaattCATAGGTttcaaagaaggcaaatgcaatgatggcatttatttaagggaaatagaatataaaagcaaggaaataatgctgagcctttatgtgacactggtcaggccacacttggagtattgtcaacagttttgggccccatatctcagaaaggttgtGTTGTCATTGGCAagagttcacgaggatgattccaggaatgaaggggttaacatatgaggagcgtttggcagttttggggctgtactcactggaatttagaagaatgcatggggatctcattgaaacttactgagtgttgaaaggacaagataaggtggatgtggagaggatgtttcctcttgtgaGGATagtcagaactagagggcacagactcaacagtgaggggtgacctttcagaacagaagtaaagagaaatttttttagccagggagtggtgaatctgtgggatgctctgccacagactgcagtggaggccaagtccatgtgtatatttaaggtggaagttgatcacttCCTGATcgaccagggcatcaaaggatgtgacgagaaggcaggtgtatggggttgagtgggatccatgatggaatggtggagtagactcgatgggctgaatggtctaattctgctactGTGCCTTGTGGTCTTACAataagtctacagcagatgcaatctcactggctctccacttggccttggatcacctatgtcaggctgctgttcatagattacagctcagtgtacaacataatcataccctcagttctaatcaacaaacaCCAAAACCCGGgcctccttgacttcctcaccgggagaccaCAGTTAGTGTGgaccagaaataacatctcctttcCACCAACCATCACCACTAACACACCTCGGGGATGCGtgcttagccactgctctaccctctctacacccatgactgagtggctagacacagctcaaacaccatctataaatttgctgatgtcacaactACTGTCGGCAGACTATCAGATGGTGACCTAGAGGCATGCTAGTGTGAAACAGAACAGCTGGTTGAGTGAGGTtgcaacaataaccttgcaccccacatcagtaagaccaaaggagctgattgtagtCTTCAGAAAATGGAATTCAAGGCACTGAGGGTCCGGGtcccttctcaggcaggagttgattctggctttagccaacctctcaaaacatttcaccacagtcgatgtgagtgccactggacaATGGTTGCAGAGGcggctcaccctgctcttcttgggcactgatgcccttttgaagcaggtgggagccTCCAACTGCAGCATTGAGAGACTGAGGATGGCCTTGAGCACCCCTGCCAGtcggttggcacagattttccaCGCTCTACCTGGCGTCAGGGCCTACACCGAGCAAGGATTCATCCTCTTGAAAGGTGTTCTGacgtcagcctccaagacagagatcacgggGATATGCATGGGTGTAGTTCTACTCTCCCTTTCAAATCCTGCATAAAAGGCatcgagctcatctgggagcgaagCGTCGCAGCTATTCCTGATGTTACGTTTCCCTTTGTAGGAGCAAATGGCTGCACACCGTCAACGAAGGCAAGCATCCCACATGCCTCGCTCACCAGcttatctacctgtgctgccCCTCTCAGGGATGCATGGAAATCTCTCGGCATGAACTCAGTTGATGTCCACGGCTAACACGACCAGTAGACGACTTTGTGATTATTGTCacgtatttagagatacaatgcggAATAGTCCTTTTGGCTCTTCAAGCCAAACCGCCCAGCAGCCCCGAACAGCCTGATTTAACCCCAACCcaatacaggacaatttacaatgtccaagtAACCTATccagtatgtctttagactgtgggtggaaaccggagcatcgGGGAAAGCCCattcattccacagggaggacatacagggaATCCCACCCTTACagtgaactccgaactctgacaccccaagctgtaatggcATTGTCCGAATCACTACACTATTGTAATATAATGAAAACCTCTGCTTTGCTTGTgatccatacagataatttcatatcATACATACATCAGAGTAGTACAACAGAAACgcaatagcagaatgcagaatactaTATATTGTTATGgttactgtgctgtctttacgacagttatttagtttataatattttcgcttagtaattcattcaatagtattttctagttagaattagaagtgtttaaagtatattcattgcatgtaaaatatatcggcatgcgatgacgtcacatccggtttcgccgcgtcttgtgggaaaacaccggtttgaaattagcgcgagggtgggggctttccacgaggctcacctgagcacaagcagttttgcaggcatgagaaatcacagtgagagcaacgctgtaagttaatagataatcgatatattgaactaagatattaatgctgatcctgttagaggtaacgtcggtagataatgtttatgctttcgttagttaaagagtcgcggatagtttgcatggaagtgtatttaaagtagtcaatggagcaggtaacctctccctgtatactgcaccttagtgtaatgtagttatagtcacctttgcaagtatttacacttgaaatgtgatattaaggaaggaacaaatactgtatcaatcttgtattgttttatcaacagttttcaccatatgttaatgtgaagagtgaacagtaaatggttaatcttactgcgatctggttcttattaactggtttatctcgacgttaaattcggcgttcgttacacgcgaaggagaacgttacagtgaaaaagcggcattatcaggtgtttcaagtgctgcaatgtcagctcaatccagcatcaagtcgacgccgcccagcgacaagggcagtaaaccgacatcaagtaagcccacccaggcgttatcaggtgttccaagtgctgcaatgtcagctcgatccgggatcaagtcgatggcacccagcgacaagggcagtagaacgacatcaagtaagtccgcacaggcaagagccaaggcagaagccgccaaggtgcgactgcattacgccaaacaagaggcagttttgaaaatgaaactggccaccaaagaagccgaaagggccgccagacaaagagaagaggctgccagagaaaaagaaaaggctgccagagaagccgaaatccagaaagaaagggccgccagagaagccgaaatccagaaagaaagggccgccagagaagccgaaatccagaaggaaaaggccgccagacaaaggaaagcggccgcccgagaagccgaaatccagttggaaatggcaaaaatatcgacagagttgcaagtgctgcagctagaaagagaagaagctgctgccatggcggaagcaaagtacatagaagaagctgaagggtcgcgtgatctgaccgcagcaagatctactttagaaaggaccagactggaacgcacaagcgactatgtacaatctcaaatagacaggcaggctcgtctcccctctccatacgtattcgataacttccccagctacgaggaacctcagagagtcacgattgcatcacatccatacgaggaaggaaatttaccctcacggctccgtgatgaagtcaagaatgaaagaaccgacaacgctccttcacccccacaacaggacggcggggagggagaggttcactccaggacaacaattgtcagctcgaactgtacagaagtttgcggtcaaactcagtcaagccgttcttgttccgagatctgcctcactgaggtgtaccctaaagaagcacaacaagacattaccaagcgtaaagtaaccgacgagacgctaggtcagtcagttttcgttcaaaccgagcacggaaacaaacttgcacaatcagctcaagataccatttctttaaaacccaaagacaccaaggtcttcagagatgaagcaaataatggggttgccccattgccaatcagagaaccacgccagcgctcaccagataacaaagagcaggcagtcaaacggttcacgtccttacggaaaacctggaaaaggaaacctgagatacagcaacacacccgattggcccacgaggtactgtgcaccctaatggcagaggtcacagccattataaacgcacaatcattcctacctgtgtcttctgacccagaaaacccctttatactttcgccatcaacgctccttacgcagaaggcaggagcacctcctccaccaggagacttctcagacaaggatttgtacacaaagcaatggagacaagtccaggctctggcaaatcagttctggcctcgctggagacaaaaatatctacctttgttgcaacagagacgaaagtggacagaaccccgtaggaatcttcaagttggagacttagtcctgctcagggacaagcaagtcgctcgcaacagctggccaatggccagaatcactgctacattccctagcgaggatggacatgtcaggaagatcgaattgaagactaccgaccaaggcgatgtgaaaatttaccaagggccagttacagaagttattctacttctacccaatgactgattaagagactaagttttgtactctgctcattgtgaccttacgaaggtcaagcggggagtgtgctgtctttacgacagttatttagtttataatattttcgcttagtaattcattcaatagtattttctagttagaattagaagtgtttaaagtatattcattgcatgtaaaatatatcggcatgcgatgacgtcacatccggtttcgccgcgtcttgtgggaaaacaccggtttgaaattagcgcgagggtgggggctttccacgaggctcacctgagcacaagcagttttgcaggcatgagaaatcacagtgagagcaacgctgtaagttaatagataatcgatatattgaactaagatattaatgctgatcctgttagaggtaacgtcggtagataatgtttatgctttcgttagttaaagagtcgcggatagtttgcatggaagtgtatttaaagtagtcaatggagcaggtaacctctccctgtatactgcaccttagtgtaatgtagttatagtcacctttgcaagtatttacacttgaaatgtgatattaaggaaggaacaaatactgtatcaatcttgtattgttttatcaacagttttcaccatatgttaatgtgaagagtgaacagtaaatggttaatcttactgcgatctggttcttattaactggtttatctcgacgttaaattcggcgttcgttacacgcgaaggagaacgttacagttacagagaaggtaCTGTCATGTAGACAATAGGGGCAAGGGCCATGATGAGGTCAAGAGTTCGTCTTAGTCCATGGTGGttgtggtattacagggaagctgGCCTGGGCATCTTCTACGAATGGGGGGTGGGCAGAGGAATTGAAGGGGAGGTAGCATTGAATTACCTGTGAGATGGAACCTCTTAGCTTCCTGGTGGAATAAGTGCCCTGTAACATTTAAAACAATTGGTAGGGAGTGTTGGTGACTAGAAAGAAAGGAATTTTTCCAATGGCCTTCCCATCTGGAATACCGTACATACAATAGCAACCATATTGCAAAGTAACGAGGCTGCAGCAACACTCGACAGGCAggaagcatctgtgaagagagagtAAATACTTCAGGTTAAATCAACTGGGTTTCTCCCTTTGCATTGTCTGTGCTATCTTGCTATTCTACAACCAATTAACTTTCTTTTCTGAAGTTTCCCAGATTACTAATGAATAGATAACTGGTATCTCCATGGTGGTTAAACATTTCATTTAATGGCTAACCACAGGTTACCTCAGAGTGAGAATGATGTCAGTGCTTCCCCTGTGTCTGACACGACACAATCCCTGAATTGGAACAAGGTCAAATATGTGATTCAAGAATTCAATTGCACAAAGAAGGTTTATGGCAATTATTTGTTTCATATCTTTCAGCACACTTAGTTGGCACAAAGATATTGACCAGAATTTTGACTaaccaacacccccccccaccccgccctccaCTGCCACACCTTTCTGGAGGAGCAGGTTTCAGATTTCCACTActctttggaaaatatcccttcCTTCTATTCCAATCATTTGCCCCATTCAATAACTCAGTTACATCAGCCCACAGCCCCATGCAAGCGTGAGCTAGCCCTGCCTCGTCTAGTCTCTGGGCAGCATGGTAACGCGTCGGTTAAcgcaatgctttacagcgccagcgatcAACAATCGGGGTTCAatccccaccactgtctgtaaggtatCCCCGTGACCATGGGGGTTTCCACCTACACTCCAAAGACAAGCATTTAGGGTTAGTgaggtgggcatgctatgttggtatcGGGTGTGTGGTGAGACTGGCTGGCTGCCGCCAGTAcgtttggactgtgttggttattgacacaaaatattgcatttcactgtatgtttcagtgtttcgatgtacatgtgacaaataaaacaaatcttACACCTTTTATTAGTCCCAGGTCCGCCATGTACTTCCTCTTCGAATTTGTTGAAGTTCAACATCCAGGCAGAACCAAGTGGTCTAAACAAGGTCTGTGCCACCATTAGAAATGGTGTCTTGCAGTTccg
This genomic window contains:
- the LOC132378836 gene encoding uncharacterized protein LOC132378836; its protein translation is MSAQSSIKSTPPSDKGSKPTSSKPTQALSGVPSAAMSARSGIKSMAPSDKGSRTTSSKSAQARAKAEAAKVRLHYAKQEAVLKMKLATKEAERAARQREEAAREKEKAAREAEIQKERAAREAEIQKERAAREAEIQKEKAARQRKAAAREAEIQLEMAKISTELQVLQLEREEAAAMAEAKYIEEAEGSRDLTAARSTLERTRLERTSDYVQSQIDRQARLPSPYVFDNFPSYEEPQRVTIASHPYEEGNLPSRLRDEVKNERTDNAPSPPQQDGGEGEVHSRTTIVSSNCTEVCGQTQSSRSCSEICLTEVYPKEAQQDITKRKVTDETLGQSVFVQTEHGNKLAQSAQDTISLKPKDTKVFRDEANNGVAPLPIREPRQRSPDNKEQAVKRFTSLRKTWKRKPEIQQHTRLAHEVLCTLMAEVTAIINAQSFLPVSSDPENPFILSPSTLLTQKAGAPPPPGDFSDKDLYTKQWRQVQALANQFWPRWRQKYLPLLQQRRKWTEPRRNLQVGDLVLLRDKQVARNSWPMARITATFPSEDGHVRKIELKTTDQGDVKIYQGPVTEVILLLPND